The following proteins are co-located in the Nerophis ophidion isolate RoL-2023_Sa linkage group LG04, RoL_Noph_v1.0, whole genome shotgun sequence genome:
- the crcp gene encoding DNA-directed RNA polymerase III subunit RPC9 isoform X2 → MEVKNANAAMLSNYEVFKLLTDLKEQRKDSKSKHSTGHQNLNTIMYETLKYLSQMPCSRQSPEMVKEFLSSMKHQKLTKAEKLQLMNHRPQTAVEMQLMVEESEERLSEEQIEDLIQTISQLLPGDPEQEEAAAADTEMT, encoded by the exons GAAAAACGCAAATGCTGCCATGCTCAGTAACTACGAG GTGTTCAAGCTGCTGACCGACCTGAAGGAACAGAGGAAGGACAGCAAGAGCAAACACAGCACGGGGCATCAGAATCTCAACACCATCATGTATGAG ACGCTGAAGTACTTGTCCCAGATGCCGTGCAGCCGACAGAGTCCGGAGATGGTCAAGGAGTTCCTGTCCTCCATGAAGCACCAGAAGCTGACAAA GGCCGAGAAACTGCAGCTCATGAACCACAGACCACAGACCGCAGTGGAGATGCAGCTC ATGGTGGAGGAGAGCGAGGAGCGTCTGTCGGAGGAACAGATCGAGGATCTCATCCAGACCATCTCACAACTGTTACCCGGCGATCCCGAGCAGGAAGAGGCTGCTGCGGCCGACACAGAGATGACTTAG